From the genome of Hathewaya histolytica, one region includes:
- a CDS encoding cation:proton antiporter, producing MIQSIAIILFFGLIFNKILSSIKVPGILGMIILGVIIGPYGFNILHPSILNNSSEIRNMALIIILLRAGLGLNKSILKKVGITSIKMSFIPCIFEGITVMMISKTLLKISYIESGMLGFILAAVSPAVIVPFMLKLKKNGNGMDKDIPVIILSGASIDDIFAITLFGVFIGIFSNTGDSIGKVMLNIPIEIIGGIILGVFFGFGLNCLLTKFKDRLNSLEKLCLLLSIAFLLKILGDYTKVSGLLAIMTLGFCLLEKNEEEAIMLENMLKNIWFFAQIFLFVLIGSAVDVNVGLKAGILGIIIIAIGLVGRSVGVNIALIGSNLNFKERLFCSIAYLPKATVQAAIGAIPLSKGVPSGEIILAIAVLSIIITAPLGAMGIDYTKDRLLNKA from the coding sequence ATGATACAGAGTATAGCAATTATTTTATTCTTTGGTTTAATATTTAATAAAATCTTATCTAGTATTAAAGTACCAGGAATATTAGGTATGATAATACTTGGTGTAATTATTGGACCATATGGCTTTAACATACTTCATCCATCTATATTAAATAATAGTAGTGAAATTAGGAACATGGCCTTAATAATAATTTTACTTAGAGCTGGACTTGGTCTTAATAAAAGTATACTTAAGAAAGTAGGTATAACATCTATAAAAATGAGTTTTATTCCCTGTATATTTGAAGGGATAACTGTAATGATGATTTCAAAAACTTTACTTAAAATTTCTTATATAGAATCAGGAATGTTGGGGTTCATTCTGGCAGCTGTATCCCCAGCTGTTATAGTACCTTTTATGCTTAAATTAAAGAAGAATGGAAACGGAATGGATAAAGACATTCCGGTTATAATACTTTCTGGTGCGTCTATTGATGATATCTTTGCCATTACATTATTTGGTGTCTTTATTGGGATTTTTAGTAATACTGGAGATAGTATAGGAAAGGTTATGTTAAACATACCAATAGAGATAATAGGTGGCATAATATTAGGGGTGTTTTTCGGATTTGGTTTAAATTGTCTTCTTACAAAATTTAAAGATAGATTAAATTCTTTAGAAAAGCTCTGTTTGCTTCTTTCTATAGCTTTCTTATTGAAAATTTTAGGAGACTATACTAAAGTTTCAGGTTTACTAGCTATAATGACTTTAGGTTTTTGTTTACTAGAAAAAAATGAAGAGGAAGCCATTATGTTAGAAAATATGTTAAAGAATATATGGTTCTTTGCGCAAATATTTCTCTTTGTATTAATAGGCTCAGCAGTAGATGTGAATGTAGGATTAAAAGCTGGCATACTAGGAATAATAATAATAGCTATAGGTTTAGTAGGGAGAAGTGTGGGAGTTAATATAGCTTTAATAGGCTCTAATTTAAACTTTAAGGAAAGATTATTTTGCTCTATAGCATACTTACCAAAAGCTACAGTTCAAGCTGCTATTGGTGCCATTCCATTATCAAAAGGAGTTCCATCTGGTGAGATAATACTTGCTATAGCAGTTTTATCTATAATAATAACAGCACCTTTAGGAGCCATGGGAATTGATTATACAAAGGATAGATTACTTAATAAAGCATAG
- a CDS encoding gamma carbonic anhydrase family protein: protein MIIEFNNEKPIIHNETFIAENVVLVGEVILERDVNIWYNSVLRADINKITVGEGTNIQENSTVHVAHEYGVKIGKNVTIGHNCVIHGCNIGDNTLVGMGSIILNGAEIGENTLIGAGSVVTEGKTIPSGVLCLGSPARVIRNLTEEEIISLRNSSKNYVALSKAYLNK from the coding sequence GTGATAATAGAATTTAATAATGAAAAGCCTATTATTCATAATGAAACTTTTATTGCAGAAAATGTGGTATTGGTGGGAGAAGTTATTTTAGAAAGAGACGTTAATATATGGTATAATTCTGTGCTTAGAGCAGATATAAATAAAATAACTGTAGGTGAAGGCACTAATATACAAGAAAATTCTACAGTTCATGTGGCACATGAATATGGAGTTAAAATAGGGAAGAATGTTACAATTGGACATAACTGTGTTATTCATGGATGTAATATTGGAGATAATACCCTAGTAGGAATGGGTTCTATAATATTAAATGGAGCGGAAATAGGAGAGAATACTTTGATAGGGGCAGGAAGTGTGGTAACTGAAGGAAAGACAATACCTTCAGGGGTACTTTGCCTTGGTTCTCCAGCAAGGGTAATAAGAAATCTGACAGAAGAAGAGATTATCTCATTAAGAAATTCTTCTAAAAATTATGTGGCACTATCAAAAGCATATTTAAATAAATAA
- a CDS encoding vitamin B12-dependent ribonucleotide reductase: MHKIHNIFKRVFTKELENRKDITVYDLFNWKKVNVILKDYKTNKVLVDMKDLEFPIHYSQNACDIIASKYFRKAGVNTKLGCENSMKQVAHRLVSFWTEALIDEKIIETEEEKSIYYDEMVYAFLNQMYAPNSPQWFNTGLNLAYGIKGNSNNNFYYDEKEGKAVKSKDFYTRTQASACFILSIEDKLLGKHSISEQFVTETKLFKGGSGTGTNFSTIRAKGERLSGGGFSSGLMSFLRSFDRNAGAIKSGGTTRRAAKMVILDVDHPEIMEFMTWKANEEDKVRALGKMGYDISFEGEAYETVSGQNGNNSIRFSDKFMDKVENLKKEPNAEIELSGRVDKSINKNVKVQELWDAFNESAWKCADPAPQFDDTFNAWHTCPCGEDGVYNAKHNRINSTNPCGEYAFLDDTACNLASINIFKFYNLKTKKFEIQKYTHLVSLLQLALEASIHWGQFPTEDIARKTHLFRTTGLGISNIASLFMVMGYSYESEAARNLTASLIGTLTGQSYYVSSLMAEKLGAFEKYDINKDHMLRVIRNHSRVAGALESAYEGLNYEPIKVKHNILKEIGLDYLGEELKKSWLRALESGEKHGYRNAQVSVIAPTGTISFAMDCGATSIEPYFSHFIYKKLSGGGYMTIVNPVIELSLKNLGYTEEQINDILEYILRKETVNEDGYEYEKIVDGKIEGAPHLKEEHLTIFDTANKCGSGERYISPEGHVLMMSAITPLISGAISKTVNLPKNATINDFKKVVLLSWKLGVKGIALYRDSSKASQPLNTTLTDGENKKLEDLNYSELLAKAKELHYSKYSERDKPEGIRMGTTHPAQIDDVKVYTTVNRREDGEICEIYITTDREGTIITGLLNSLSKSISVMLQYHVPPKDIAKMLRGQKYEPYGFVQKHPYIKYVTSISDLISKVIDIENGDFSRCQVKPDSYDLPYNAINNANDIIAPTNSENTTTSKDEIDGERLYTEVCSNCASTRMVRNGTCKVCLDCGTTTGCS; this comes from the coding sequence ATGCATAAAATCCATAACATTTTTAAAAGAGTCTTTACAAAAGAATTAGAAAACCGAAAAGATATTACAGTATACGATCTATTTAATTGGAAAAAAGTAAATGTAATCTTAAAGGATTATAAAACTAATAAAGTCTTAGTAGATATGAAAGATTTAGAATTTCCTATCCATTACTCACAAAATGCTTGTGATATTATAGCTTCAAAATATTTTAGAAAAGCTGGTGTAAACACCAAGTTAGGCTGCGAAAATAGTATGAAGCAAGTAGCACATAGATTAGTAAGTTTCTGGACAGAAGCACTTATTGATGAAAAAATCATAGAGACTGAAGAAGAAAAATCTATCTATTATGATGAAATGGTTTATGCATTCTTAAATCAAATGTATGCTCCAAACTCACCTCAATGGTTTAATACAGGATTAAATTTAGCTTATGGAATAAAGGGAAATAGCAATAATAATTTTTATTATGATGAAAAAGAAGGTAAAGCAGTTAAATCAAAAGATTTCTATACAAGAACTCAGGCATCAGCTTGCTTTATCCTATCTATAGAAGATAAATTACTTGGAAAGCATTCTATATCTGAGCAGTTTGTAACTGAAACTAAATTATTTAAAGGTGGTTCAGGTACAGGAACAAACTTCTCAACCATTAGAGCTAAAGGTGAAAGATTATCTGGCGGAGGCTTTTCTTCTGGATTAATGAGTTTTTTAAGATCCTTTGATAGAAATGCTGGGGCTATAAAATCTGGAGGAACAACTCGCCGTGCAGCAAAAATGGTAATCTTAGATGTTGATCATCCAGAGATAATGGAATTTATGACATGGAAAGCTAATGAAGAAGATAAAGTCCGTGCTCTTGGAAAAATGGGATATGATATTAGCTTTGAAGGTGAAGCATATGAAACTGTTTCAGGACAAAACGGAAATAACTCTATAAGATTCTCCGATAAATTCATGGATAAAGTAGAAAACTTAAAGAAAGAACCTAATGCAGAGATAGAACTTTCTGGAAGAGTTGATAAAAGTATAAATAAAAATGTTAAAGTACAAGAGTTATGGGATGCCTTTAACGAGTCCGCATGGAAATGTGCCGACCCTGCCCCTCAATTTGATGATACTTTTAATGCTTGGCATACTTGTCCTTGTGGAGAAGATGGTGTTTATAATGCTAAACATAATAGAATAAACTCAACAAACCCATGTGGTGAATATGCATTCTTAGATGATACAGCATGTAACCTAGCTTCAATAAATATTTTCAAATTCTATAACTTAAAAACTAAGAAATTTGAAATTCAAAAATACACTCATTTAGTTAGTTTATTACAATTAGCTCTTGAAGCTTCAATTCATTGGGGACAATTCCCAACAGAAGATATTGCAAGAAAGACACATTTATTTAGAACAACTGGTCTTGGAATATCTAATATAGCATCTTTATTCATGGTAATGGGATATTCATATGAGTCAGAAGCTGCAAGAAACCTAACAGCTAGCTTAATTGGTACATTAACTGGCCAATCATATTATGTTTCTTCCTTAATGGCAGAAAAGTTAGGTGCCTTTGAAAAATATGACATAAATAAAGATCATATGTTGAGAGTTATAAGAAACCACTCAAGAGTTGCTGGTGCATTAGAATCAGCTTATGAAGGTCTAAACTATGAACCAATTAAAGTTAAACATAACATACTAAAAGAAATTGGATTAGATTATTTAGGAGAAGAGCTTAAAAAATCATGGCTTCGTGCTTTAGAATCTGGAGAAAAGCATGGTTATAGAAATGCTCAAGTTTCAGTTATTGCACCAACAGGAACAATATCCTTCGCCATGGATTGTGGTGCTACATCAATTGAACCATACTTCAGTCACTTTATATACAAAAAATTATCTGGTGGCGGATATATGACTATAGTTAACCCAGTTATAGAATTATCTCTTAAAAATCTTGGTTATACTGAAGAACAAATAAATGATATTTTAGAATATATTTTAAGAAAAGAAACTGTAAATGAAGATGGATATGAATATGAAAAAATAGTAGATGGAAAAATAGAAGGAGCTCCTCATCTAAAAGAAGAACACCTAACTATTTTTGATACTGCAAATAAATGCGGTTCAGGGGAAAGATATATATCACCTGAAGGCCATGTTTTAATGATGTCTGCTATTACTCCATTAATATCTGGTGCTATTTCAAAAACAGTAAATCTACCTAAAAATGCTACAATAAATGACTTTAAGAAAGTAGTTCTTCTATCATGGAAGTTAGGTGTTAAAGGTATAGCATTATATAGAGATTCTTCAAAGGCTAGCCAACCACTTAATACTACTTTAACTGATGGAGAAAATAAAAAATTAGAAGATCTAAACTATAGTGAATTATTAGCTAAAGCTAAAGAACTTCACTACTCTAAATACTCTGAAAGGGATAAACCAGAAGGTATTAGAATGGGAACTACTCATCCTGCGCAAATAGATGATGTTAAAGTATATACTACTGTAAATAGACGTGAGGATGGGGAGATCTGCGAAATCTATATAACTACAGATAGAGAAGGTACTATTATTACAGGACTTTTAAATTCTCTTTCTAAGTCAATTTCAGTTATGCTACAATACCATGTACCACCAAAAGATATAGCTAAGATGTTAAGAGGCCAAAAATATGAACCATATGGTTTTGTTCAAAAGCACCCTTACATCAAATATGTAACTTCTATTTCAGACTTAATAAGTAAAGTTATAGATATTGAAAATGGGGATTTTAGTCGTTGCCAAGTTAAACCTGACAGTTACGATCTTCCTTATAATGCTATAAATAATGCTAATGATATAATCGCTCCTACTAATTCAGAAAACACCACTACAAGTAAAGATGAAATAGATGGTGAAAGATTGTATACAGAGGTTTGTTCTAATTGTGCTAGTACTAGAATGGTTAGAAATGGTACTTGTAAAGTATGCCTAGACTGTGGTACTACTACTGGATGTAGCTAA
- a CDS encoding uroporphyrinogen decarboxylase family protein: MFREIKCDEMTSKERMKAFARGEEVDRIPCSPIMGETCAPLFGIWPREHNHSAELMAKVEIEVYKAFKADGAGIGTGLRGVAEAMGTELVYPEKSMSYVKEPLLKSYDELHRLKPANPHKDGRLPLILKALQMIDKEVGHEVGVSTDIAGPISVASAIRGAENLMKDIRKCPEKVHELLEIVTESNLLFIDAACELGYGVGFSDPVASCSMISSKQFREFAKPYLKKCIDRVAYWRGAGALLHICGKSKDIWEDMVELGISTLSIDNVEDLSEAKKLVGDRVCLVGNVRPVETVKMGSIEDIYKECSTCIEKGWDNPNGYILSTGCQIPIGTKKENIQALIDGARIYGSNYRIPRK, translated from the coding sequence ATGTTTAGGGAAATAAAATGTGATGAAATGACTTCAAAGGAAAGAATGAAGGCTTTTGCCAGGGGAGAAGAAGTAGACAGAATTCCTTGTTCTCCTATTATGGGCGAAACATGCGCACCTTTATTTGGAATATGGCCAAGAGAACATAATCATTCTGCAGAATTAATGGCTAAGGTAGAGATAGAGGTATATAAAGCATTTAAGGCTGATGGAGCAGGAATAGGTACAGGATTAAGAGGGGTTGCTGAGGCTATGGGAACAGAACTTGTATATCCAGAGAAAAGTATGTCTTATGTAAAGGAACCTCTTCTAAAATCCTATGATGAATTACATAGGCTTAAGCCAGCAAACCCTCATAAAGACGGTAGGTTACCTCTTATTTTGAAGGCTCTTCAGATGATAGATAAAGAAGTAGGGCATGAAGTAGGTGTTTCAACAGATATAGCAGGACCTATAAGTGTTGCATCTGCCATCCGCGGGGCTGAAAATTTAATGAAGGATATTAGAAAATGTCCTGAAAAAGTACATGAATTATTGGAAATAGTTACAGAGAGTAATTTACTATTTATTGATGCTGCTTGTGAACTTGGGTATGGAGTAGGCTTTTCAGATCCTGTTGCATCTTGTAGTATGATTAGCTCTAAGCAATTTAGAGAATTTGCTAAGCCATATTTAAAGAAGTGCATAGATAGGGTTGCCTATTGGAGAGGTGCAGGAGCATTATTACACATTTGTGGTAAGAGTAAAGATATATGGGAAGACATGGTGGAACTTGGTATTTCAACACTAAGTATAGATAATGTTGAAGATTTAAGTGAAGCAAAAAAACTAGTAGGGGACAGAGTTTGCTTAGTTGGAAATGTTAGACCAGTAGAAACTGTAAAAATGGGTTCTATTGAAGATATATATAAAGAATGTAGTACTTGTATAGAAAAAGGATGGGACAATCCTAATGGATATATTTTAAGTACAGGATGTCAAATTCCTATAGGTACAAAGAAAGAAAATATACAGGCTTTAATTGATGGTGCTAGGATTTACGGAAGCAATTATAGGATTCCAAGGAAATAA
- a CDS encoding Rossmann-like and DUF2520 domain-containing protein translates to MFNNIGFIGAGKVGCNLAKYFMKKGITVSGFFCNSLKSEEFVHKHLTLHTFDSMDSLLESSDLIFITTPDDEIKNVWNSLKLCNNLKNKFLAHASGSLSSDVFTDINKFGAYGFSIHPMWPFSDKHTSYIGLEDAYFSIEGFNEKISIVKDFINFLGNNSFIISKDDKYLYHLANVTVSNLVLSILNLGTNYLELCGVEENQALNALMPLMLNNVQNIQNKGFISSLTGPIERDDIGTIIHHLDAIPKEHRELYKILSLNLLKLSKEKNKKRDYSKLEKILMEV, encoded by the coding sequence TTGTTTAATAATATTGGTTTTATTGGAGCAGGAAAGGTTGGTTGTAACCTTGCAAAGTATTTTATGAAAAAAGGTATAACAGTTAGTGGCTTTTTTTGCAATTCTCTAAAATCAGAAGAATTTGTACATAAACATTTAACCTTACACACTTTCGATTCCATGGATTCTTTATTAGAAAGTAGTGATTTAATATTCATAACTACTCCTGATGATGAAATAAAAAATGTATGGAATTCTCTAAAACTCTGTAATAACTTAAAGAATAAATTCCTTGCTCATGCAAGTGGTTCCTTGAGTTCTGATGTATTTACAGACATAAACAAATTTGGTGCATATGGATTTTCAATCCACCCAATGTGGCCCTTTTCAGATAAACATACCTCATATATAGGCTTAGAAGATGCCTATTTTTCCATAGAAGGATTTAACGAAAAAATTAGTATTGTAAAAGATTTTATAAATTTTCTAGGTAACAATTCCTTTATAATTTCTAAAGATGATAAATATTTATATCATTTAGCCAATGTAACTGTGTCTAATTTAGTTTTATCTATATTAAATCTAGGTACAAATTATCTAGAGCTTTGTGGGGTTGAAGAAAATCAAGCCTTAAATGCTTTAATGCCCTTAATGCTTAACAACGTACAAAATATACAGAATAAAGGCTTTATATCGTCTCTCACAGGTCCCATTGAAAGAGATGATATAGGTACTATAATTCATCATTTAGATGCAATTCCTAAAGAGCATAGGGAACTTTATAAAATTTTATCTTTAAATTTATTAAAACTTTCAAAAGAAAAAAATAAAAAAAGGGATTATAGTAAATTAGAAAAAATCCTTATGGAGGTATAA
- the panB gene encoding 3-methyl-2-oxobutanoate hydroxymethyltransferase yields the protein MKNTVATFLESKAKGEKLTMLTCYDYSTAKLMDDTGINGILVGDSLGMVCLGYKDTLSVTMEDMIHHTKAVTRGTENTLVVGDMPFMSYQTSICDAVKNAGRLIKEGGASAVKLEGGASVVEEIKAIVKAQIPVMGHIGLTPQSVNMFGGFKVQGRNEENAKRLIEDAKKLEETGVFAIVLECIPAKLAEIISKEISVPTIGIGAGAGCDGQILVYHDMLNMFSDLKPKFVKTFSNVGDVMREGINSYISEVKNGTFPSSEHSFKISEDTLKKLY from the coding sequence ATGAAAAATACAGTAGCAACTTTTTTGGAATCAAAAGCAAAGGGTGAAAAACTTACCATGCTAACCTGCTATGACTACTCTACTGCTAAATTAATGGACGATACAGGGATAAACGGTATTTTAGTTGGTGATTCACTTGGAATGGTTTGTTTAGGATATAAAGATACACTAAGTGTAACTATGGAAGACATGATACATCATACCAAAGCTGTAACTAGAGGTACAGAAAATACACTTGTAGTTGGAGATATGCCTTTTATGTCTTACCAAACTTCAATTTGCGATGCTGTAAAAAATGCTGGAAGATTAATAAAAGAAGGTGGTGCTTCTGCCGTGAAGCTTGAAGGCGGGGCTTCTGTAGTAGAAGAGATTAAAGCTATTGTTAAAGCTCAAATACCTGTTATGGGTCATATAGGTTTAACTCCTCAATCTGTAAATATGTTTGGTGGATTTAAAGTCCAAGGCAGAAATGAAGAAAATGCAAAAAGGTTAATAGAAGATGCAAAAAAACTAGAAGAAACCGGTGTATTTGCTATTGTTTTAGAATGTATACCTGCAAAACTAGCTGAAATAATTTCCAAAGAAATATCTGTCCCTACTATAGGTATTGGTGCTGGCGCTGGATGTGATGGACAAATACTAGTATATCACGATATGTTAAATATGTTTTCAGATCTTAAGCCTAAATTTGTTAAAACCTTTTCAAATGTAGGAGATGTTATGAGAGAAGGTATAAACAGCTATATTTCTGAAGTAAAAAATGGAACCTTCCCTTCATCAGAACATAGTTTTAAAATTTCTGAAGATACTTTAAAAAAATTATATTAG
- the panC gene encoding pantoate--beta-alanine ligase encodes MKILKSITEVRKQINEWKSEGYSVGLVPTMGYLHDGHKSLIEKAHSQNNKVIVSIFVNPIQFGPNEDYDKYPRDIEKDSKLCESAGADIIFNPEVSEMYPEEILTSVKLKNLANGLCGAKRPGHFDGVCTVVSKLFNIVNPTRAYFGEKDAQQLAVIKKMVKDLNFDIEVVSCPIVREVDGLAKSSRNTYLSQDERNSALVLNKSLLEAKKEIEKGETSANKIKDLILSIISSEPVAKVDYVEVVNFNTIKDTEKILNETLIAIAVYIGKTRLIDNIIIK; translated from the coding sequence ATGAAAATATTAAAAAGTATTACTGAAGTAAGAAAGCAAATAAATGAATGGAAGAGTGAAGGATATTCAGTAGGATTAGTTCCTACTATGGGATATTTACATGATGGACATAAAAGTCTTATAGAAAAAGCTCATTCTCAAAATAATAAAGTTATAGTAAGCATCTTTGTAAACCCTATTCAATTTGGACCTAATGAAGATTATGATAAATATCCTAGGGACATAGAAAAAGATAGTAAACTTTGTGAAAGTGCTGGTGCTGATATAATTTTCAATCCAGAAGTTTCAGAAATGTACCCAGAAGAAATTTTAACTTCTGTAAAATTAAAAAATCTTGCAAATGGACTTTGTGGTGCAAAACGCCCAGGTCATTTTGATGGTGTTTGTACTGTAGTTTCAAAATTATTTAATATAGTTAATCCTACAAGAGCTTACTTTGGCGAAAAAGATGCTCAACAATTAGCTGTTATAAAAAAGATGGTTAAAGATTTAAACTTTGATATAGAGGTAGTATCTTGTCCTATAGTAAGAGAAGTTGATGGACTTGCTAAAAGTTCTAGAAATACATACCTATCTCAAGATGAAAGAAACTCTGCTTTAGTTTTAAATAAAAGTCTATTGGAAGCTAAGAAAGAAATAGAGAAAGGTGAGACTTCTGCAAATAAAATAAAAGATTTAATTTTATCTATTATTTCTAGTGAACCTGTTGCAAAGGTAGATTACGTTGAAGTTGTAAATTTTAATACTATTAAAGACACAGAGAAAATTCTTAATGAAACTTTAATTGCTATAGCAGTTTATATAGGAAAAACTAGGCTTATAGATAACATTATTATAAAATAG
- the panD gene encoding aspartate 1-decarboxylase, whose translation MHITMLKSKIHRATITEANLNYVGSITIDTALLKSSGILEYEKVQIVDIDNGERLETYVIPGEENSGMICLNGAAARLVQKGDKIIIMSYALMDEKEAKKYNPTVVFVDEKNRVSEVTNYESHGEIK comes from the coding sequence ATGCATATTACTATGCTTAAATCGAAAATACATCGTGCAACTATTACAGAAGCTAATCTAAACTACGTAGGTAGTATTACCATAGACACTGCTCTTTTAAAATCTTCTGGAATATTAGAATATGAAAAAGTGCAAATTGTAGATATTGATAATGGAGAAAGATTAGAAACCTATGTTATCCCAGGAGAAGAAAACAGTGGCATGATATGTCTAAATGGTGCTGCTGCTAGACTAGTTCAAAAAGGTGATAAAATTATAATTATGAGTTATGCTTTAATGGATGAGAAAGAAGCTAAAAAATACAATCCTACTGTAGTTTTTGTAGATGAAAAAAATAGAGTATCTGAAGTTACTAACTACGAATCTCATGGAGAAATAAAATAA
- a CDS encoding DUF378 domain-containing protein, with protein sequence MKTLDAIALTLVIIGAINWGLIGFFRFDLVATLFGTMTAFTRVIYSLVGLAGLYAISFYGRDREAVEEQ encoded by the coding sequence GTGAAAACTTTAGATGCTATTGCACTTACTCTTGTTATTATCGGAGCTATAAACTGGGGACTTATAGGTTTCTTTAGATTTGATCTTGTAGCAACTTTATTTGGTACAATGACAGCGTTCACTAGAGTTATCTATTCACTAGTTGGATTAGCTGGATTATATGCTATTTCTTTTTATGGAAGAGATAGAGAAGCTGTGGAAGAACAGTAA
- a CDS encoding lysophospholipid acyltransferase family protein: MRTYILFLEFGIYMIGCFFKKIKHTSLKKKSKELSGEYLRKVVNGWSSFIIRKVPMKLDVKGIENIPEEACLFACNHQSLLDIPVMLNVIPRKVGFVAKKELKKSPMITYWMEQIKCVFIDRQNPREGIKAIISGSEYLKEGHSMLIFPEGTRSRSSNMNEFKKGSLKMAFKSGRPIVPVTLDGTYKSYEGNNNKLNGSEVKIIFHEPIYLNDMSKEEKDSIHLKVQDIIKSSI, encoded by the coding sequence ATGAGAACGTACATACTTTTTTTAGAATTTGGAATATATATGATAGGTTGTTTTTTCAAGAAAATAAAGCATACTAGTTTAAAAAAGAAATCTAAGGAATTATCAGGTGAATATTTAAGAAAGGTAGTTAATGGATGGTCCAGCTTTATAATAAGAAAAGTTCCAATGAAACTTGATGTAAAGGGGATAGAAAATATTCCGGAAGAGGCATGTTTGTTCGCATGTAACCATCAGAGCTTATTAGATATACCTGTTATGTTAAATGTAATACCTAGGAAAGTTGGATTTGTAGCTAAAAAAGAACTTAAAAAATCACCTATGATAACATACTGGATGGAACAAATAAAATGTGTTTTTATAGATAGACAAAACCCTAGAGAAGGTATTAAGGCTATAATTTCAGGAAGTGAATATTTAAAAGAAGGTCACTCTATGCTTATATTCCCAGAAGGGACAAGGAGTAGATCTTCAAATATGAATGAATTTAAAAAGGGTAGTTTAAAGATGGCTTTTAAATCAGGAAGACCTATAGTTCCAGTTACTTTAGATGGAACTTATAAAAGCTATGAAGGGAATAATAATAAGTTAAATGGAAGTGAAGTTAAAATAATTTTTCACGAACCAATCTATTTAAATGATATGTCTAAGGAAGAAAAAGATAGTATACACTTAAAGGTGCAAGATATAATAAAAAGCTCAATATAA
- a CDS encoding ComEC/Rec2 family competence protein, with product MKKLNKLFFVSISIFLSLSLLFSGCSPKNNTENSNKKEKVSTENKNISKNTSQKNTDKPKTNAVKESVKDKLTIHYINVGQGDAELIQFKGKNLLIDAGPNKSSEQLLTYLRRTGVKRLDFVIATHPHEDHIGNMDDVIREFEIGEFIAPKVSANTKSFEWMLKNLKSKGLKITTAKAGLKLDIHKNLKCEFVAPNKDKYDDLNNYSAVVKLTYGKNRFLFTGDAETLSEKEILAKGFDISADVLKFGHHGSSTSSSKDFLRKVNPKIGIVSCAKGNNYGHPHKETLSKIKEFQIKTYRTDIDGDIILVSDGSNIQKLNKK from the coding sequence ATGAAAAAGTTGAACAAACTATTTTTTGTATCTATAAGTATATTTTTATCCCTAAGTTTATTATTCTCCGGATGTAGTCCTAAGAACAATACTGAAAACTCAAATAAAAAAGAAAAAGTTTCTACAGAAAATAAAAATATATCTAAAAACACTTCACAAAAAAATACAGATAAACCTAAAACTAATGCTGTGAAGGAATCTGTAAAAGATAAATTGACTATACATTATATAAATGTTGGACAAGGAGATGCAGAGTTAATTCAATTTAAAGGAAAAAATCTTTTAATCGATGCTGGTCCTAATAAATCTAGTGAACAACTTCTTACTTATTTAAGAAGGACTGGTGTTAAAAGGCTAGACTTTGTTATTGCAACTCACCCTCATGAAGATCATATAGGTAACATGGATGATGTGATTCGTGAATTTGAAATTGGTGAATTTATAGCCCCTAAAGTTTCTGCTAATACTAAAAGTTTTGAGTGGATGCTTAAAAATCTTAAAAGTAAAGGACTAAAAATCACCACTGCTAAAGCAGGTCTAAAATTAGATATTCATAAAAATTTAAAATGTGAATTTGTAGCTCCAAATAAAGATAAGTATGATGACTTAAACAACTATTCTGCTGTAGTAAAATTAACTTATGGAAAGAATAGATTCCTATTTACTGGCGATGCAGAAACTTTAAGTGAAAAAGAAATTTTAGCTAAAGGCTTTGATATAAGTGCTGATGTATTAAAATTTGGACATCATGGAAGTAGCACTTCTTCTTCAAAAGACTTTTTAAGAAAAGTTAATCCTAAAATAGGAATTGTATCTTGCGCTAAAGGAAATAATTATGGTCATCCACATAAGGAAACTTTAAGTAAAATTAAAGAGTTCCAAATAAAAACTTATAGAACAGACATAGACGGTGATATCATTTTAGTAAGTGACGGAAGTAATATACAAAAATTAAATAAGAAATAA